Proteins encoded by one window of Flexibacter flexilis DSM 6793:
- a CDS encoding methionine aminotransferase, whose product MSVTLRTKLPQVGTTIFSVMSALAAQYEAINLSQGFPNFPCDAYLLELLNKYARSGQNQYAHTFGVPALRQAIAQMVATQYAAIYNPDTEITITSGATEALYAAITAIVRPTDEVIVLEPCYDSYVPAIELNGGKPVFVALQAPDFRPDWAQIRAAITPKTRAIILNTPHNPTGYVWTPSDMDTLAALVADTDIIIISDEVYEFMSFDERPHLSVSRYEALRERAFIVSSFGKTFHTTGWKVGYCLAPEAFSAEFRKIHQYLTFSTHTPTQYAIAEYMQEPTRYTQLASFYQQKRDKFVGLLQGSAFGIIPTQGTYFQLLNYEKISQESDTVLAEKFVKEIGVAAIPVSVFYHNKQQDKVLRFCFAKDDETLEKAAERLRQLPQRF is encoded by the coding sequence ATGTCAGTAACTCTTCGCACCAAATTGCCACAAGTTGGCACAACCATTTTTAGTGTTATGTCCGCGTTGGCGGCTCAATACGAGGCCATTAACTTATCGCAAGGATTCCCCAATTTTCCGTGCGATGCCTATTTGCTCGAATTGCTCAACAAGTACGCCCGCAGCGGCCAAAACCAATACGCGCATACTTTCGGTGTGCCTGCTCTGCGGCAAGCCATCGCCCAAATGGTGGCCACGCAATACGCTGCCATTTATAATCCTGATACCGAAATTACGATTACGTCGGGGGCAACCGAAGCTCTTTATGCGGCCATTACGGCCATTGTGCGCCCAACAGATGAAGTAATTGTGTTAGAGCCGTGTTATGACAGCTATGTGCCCGCCATCGAACTCAACGGTGGCAAACCAGTTTTTGTGGCTTTGCAAGCTCCAGATTTCAGGCCAGATTGGGCGCAAATTCGTGCCGCGATTACCCCAAAAACACGCGCCATTATTCTAAACACGCCCCACAACCCGACGGGCTACGTCTGGACACCGTCCGACATGGATACGCTCGCCGCTTTGGTTGCAGATACGGACATTATTATTATCAGTGATGAAGTGTACGAGTTTATGAGTTTCGACGAAAGGCCGCATTTGTCCGTGAGCCGCTACGAAGCCTTGCGCGAAAGGGCTTTTATTGTTTCTTCTTTCGGAAAAACATTCCACACGACGGGCTGGAAAGTCGGCTATTGCCTCGCGCCAGAGGCTTTTAGTGCGGAGTTTCGGAAAATCCACCAGTACCTTACTTTTTCTACGCATACGCCCACGCAATACGCCATTGCCGAATATATGCAAGAACCGACGCGCTACACGCAGTTGGCCAGTTTTTACCAACAAAAACGAGACAAATTTGTAGGCTTGTTGCAAGGCTCGGCCTTCGGAATTATTCCCACACAAGGCACTTATTTTCAGCTACTTAATTATGAAAAAATAAGCCAAGAATCCGACACGGTTTTGGCCGAAAAATTCGTAAAAGAAATCGGGGTGGCGGCCATTCCTGTTTCGGTATTTTATCACAACAAACAACAAGATAAGGTCTTGCGTTTTTGTTTTGCCAAAGATGATGAAACCTTAGAAAAAGCCGCCGAGCGTTTGCGCCAATTGCCCCAAAGGTTTTAG
- a CDS encoding T9SS type A sorting domain-containing protein: MKKLILLFLLLSSYVFSYGQGTLVWENTYPLPKSQSIRTATLSPSKRFWVGVSDYAYCLNPTTNTYTRTTEILAFKDSNGDTLWHQNFVNYYQESEGWGVTPALNGNYWAIVFFRQATLPEDTHGIGVFLVDSLGQILEHREFMKGCVGIRCEGVYPQPDGGFVIAGGVEKVLSNCFDWDLMAMRVDGSGNLVWQQIYTMPGNQGILSTGLYPNNRLCIDYNEDFFDNNRMLYIDLPSGLILEKKNIFVMDNMALAAWPLRDGGFIVKGALDTSGTGSGYLTYISRTDANFNTIWSRFDTAGGYIRAIEARDTSVIMMGQKNVTIPNVGSYKAVFMAKVKLGTGQELWRKYFAEPNPAPDINPADVGSQPLDLIVTENNDLMAVGVKYGDYYMAKYTGVADFLQPSDYCSDSLQANFTGSWVGDTLRLYNTSNSGMALQDSVDCQWLIGGSTVSIDTAINMQISPSAHPNGLPVTLVITNFWGCKDTLTAIVTPQGIVGNKPVQKGVFVGEAYPNPASNSVSVNYGLPSACKSAVVRMSEVGTGKVLIEQEMSLTGDTLRLNTAPLAAGMYVLQVYADGAPLGVRKVSVVK, from the coding sequence ATGAAAAAACTAATCCTTCTTTTCTTACTGCTCAGTAGCTATGTATTTAGCTATGGGCAAGGCACATTGGTCTGGGAAAATACCTACCCTTTGCCCAAATCTCAAAGCATTCGTACGGCCACATTAAGCCCGAGTAAACGTTTTTGGGTAGGCGTTTCAGATTATGCCTATTGCCTTAACCCAACTACCAATACCTATACTCGTACTACAGAAATATTAGCCTTTAAAGACAGTAACGGCGACACACTTTGGCATCAGAACTTTGTGAATTATTATCAGGAATCAGAAGGTTGGGGAGTAACTCCAGCTCTCAATGGCAATTATTGGGCAATTGTTTTTTTTAGACAAGCGACATTACCAGAGGACACGCATGGCATCGGGGTATTTTTGGTGGATAGCTTGGGGCAAATCTTGGAGCATCGCGAATTTATGAAAGGCTGTGTTGGTATCAGGTGTGAAGGTGTGTATCCACAGCCCGATGGCGGTTTTGTCATCGCAGGAGGAGTGGAAAAAGTGTTAAGTAATTGCTTTGATTGGGATTTGATGGCCATGCGTGTAGATGGTTCAGGCAATTTGGTATGGCAACAAATCTATACGATGCCAGGCAATCAAGGTATTCTCTCTACGGGTTTGTATCCGAACAATCGTTTATGTATAGATTACAATGAAGATTTTTTTGATAATAATCGAATGTTGTACATAGACTTACCGAGCGGCCTCATTTTAGAGAAGAAAAATATATTTGTGATGGACAATATGGCTCTAGCCGCTTGGCCATTACGTGACGGGGGCTTTATTGTAAAGGGAGCATTGGATACTTCGGGAACGGGTAGTGGTTATTTAACCTATATCTCGCGTACAGATGCAAATTTTAATACAATATGGTCTCGTTTTGATACTGCTGGGGGGTATATCCGTGCCATTGAAGCCCGCGATACCTCTGTGATTATGATGGGTCAAAAAAATGTTACCATTCCTAATGTAGGCAGTTATAAGGCGGTATTTATGGCGAAAGTAAAGTTAGGCACAGGCCAAGAGCTTTGGCGTAAATATTTTGCAGAGCCTAATCCCGCGCCAGATATTAATCCCGCAGATGTTGGTTCTCAGCCTCTTGATTTGATAGTAACCGAAAATAATGATTTGATGGCGGTGGGAGTAAAATATGGCGACTATTACATGGCCAAATACACAGGCGTAGCGGATTTTTTGCAGCCTTCCGATTATTGTTCGGATAGTTTGCAGGCGAATTTTACAGGTTCTTGGGTAGGCGATACTTTGCGGCTCTATAACACTTCCAATTCGGGCATGGCCTTGCAAGATAGCGTGGACTGCCAATGGCTAATTGGTGGCAGCACGGTAAGTATCGACACGGCCATCAATATGCAGATTAGCCCTTCGGCACACCCTAACGGCTTGCCTGTTACGCTCGTGATTACGAATTTTTGGGGTTGTAAGGATACGCTCACAGCGATTGTTACGCCGCAAGGCATTGTAGGCAATAAGCCCGTACAGAAAGGCGTGTTTGTGGGTGAGGCTTACCCAAACCCAGCCAGCAACAGCGTAAGTGTAAACTACGGTTTGCCTTCGGCTTGTAAGTCGGCGGTGGTACGCATGAGCGAAGTCGGGACAGGCAAAGTGCTAATTGAACAAGAAATGTCCCTCACAGGCGATACGTTGCGGCTGAACACTGCGCCATTGGCGGCAGGAATGTATGTGTTGCAAGTCTATGCCGACGGTGCGCCGCTTGGTGTGCGGAAAGTGTCGGTAGTGAAATAA
- a CDS encoding T9SS type A sorting domain-containing protein produces the protein MRKITMLLLLCMAMAVSVYAQTSGTAIYGVVKDECENTYSAGTFYVKLFKQNPATLSYDFYSNLPSIGSNGQFTIAANSLPDGAFQYKIVASSTDEVASSLANNFFTVSVGSATMSSYDFNPFITILSHSVAAEYPYEYLVCDNGMFPAQITTNLTIPAWQAPVSSYTVTIQYSNNQQVNYYLTGPLPTTINFNQAPYNFTNEPGSNYLAYINFPNNCGFWNNGMAILRTSIKQADAPVFPLDQTCDFVELKTTGNAYYTGFQWYNDGVAINGATTEQYTATQSGHYTVACTTATGCIVTSAPYTVDLSPISATMTLSNTVACSSTPFAASATNVAGYSYAWTVTNANGTTSTYTGASPSLSFAGVGNAQVKLVITNTQGCTKEFTQTVNVLDCCGFDLSQFTVLGSAGTNTTYTSLPTSPTNKYLVAGDITLNLSGTTTLTSTEFRVVGVATQTPITGGDPSPIEISQPYGPAEKLNRSVTGSYITLASGTLVLEGCTLRAACNTMWGGIIVKGTGLLKTRSSTGKDNNPSTNAGTNAIIRDSYSGLVLKNGMLADICRTSFLNNLKSIQFAGTEGFRLYYGGNINNRTIKNNIFDSEQEFMLFPYNNAGFYTHTHIGNNDSVYVYTASTSFSSNLFRNALYGIRFTNHDYKIYYPSSDSKTFYYTDCVFQNNKIAAVWHTNGQIESAIAITDGYSYTTQYGVNIHIGNYGSCYLPTNYEGTIQIRAERQKIGMQSIVKGVGNEATLMDYGNVFGIYASNTTNYDYTDKFRSLTITGSSATQIEYGGEWTFRETGYYGHNMGCNFVINTTIAATDTGEYRGAHYFTNLRNGILLEGTKGSYVINNVVFTNNLTGIHINRTDASNVSLGIRCNDFVSTTSLARTGIRLQGNMKVNHDFINNVSTLGGCEDPSNNGVNIPNGNEVRNLRSHSNLVFPTNFTFINSSLASDIEYRRYKNENVQDVGSTSSVAGTSVSFPECSNLTATNSTCRTAAGILNRQAAPSSVQATLGNSAPNPAAYETQIGYTLPEEAVGKAQIVVYAPVSGKAVFTQTLQETEGNVTVNLSRLASGIYPYVLLLDGKVVQSRKLAVIK, from the coding sequence ATGCGAAAAATTACAATGTTGCTGTTGCTGTGTATGGCAATGGCCGTAAGTGTTTATGCTCAAACCTCTGGCACAGCCATTTATGGCGTGGTGAAAGATGAATGTGAAAATACTTATTCAGCAGGAACGTTTTATGTGAAGTTGTTCAAGCAAAACCCTGCTACTTTATCGTACGATTTTTATAGTAATTTGCCTTCTATTGGTTCTAACGGCCAATTTACCATTGCAGCAAATTCGTTGCCTGATGGAGCATTTCAGTATAAAATAGTGGCCAGTAGCACAGATGAGGTAGCTTCGTCACTAGCTAATAATTTTTTTACTGTAAGCGTTGGTAGCGCAACAATGTCATCATATGATTTTAATCCTTTTATAACAATTCTTTCGCATTCTGTAGCGGCAGAGTATCCATATGAATATTTGGTTTGTGATAATGGAATGTTTCCTGCACAAATAACGACCAATCTTACCATACCAGCTTGGCAGGCTCCTGTTAGTTCCTATACTGTTACAATACAATACTCCAATAACCAACAGGTGAACTATTATCTAACAGGGCCTTTACCTACGACTATAAATTTTAATCAGGCACCATACAATTTTACGAATGAGCCTGGCAGCAACTATTTGGCTTATATAAATTTCCCGAATAATTGTGGTTTTTGGAATAATGGTATGGCTATACTGCGTACTTCTATAAAGCAAGCAGATGCTCCTGTTTTTCCTTTGGATCAAACATGTGATTTTGTTGAATTGAAAACAACAGGAAACGCATATTATACAGGCTTTCAGTGGTATAATGATGGCGTAGCTATCAATGGTGCCACTACCGAACAATATACAGCGACCCAAAGCGGCCACTATACAGTAGCTTGTACAACGGCTACGGGTTGTATCGTAACTTCTGCGCCTTATACAGTGGATTTGTCGCCTATCTCAGCTACCATGACTTTGTCTAACACTGTTGCTTGTTCTTCTACGCCATTTGCAGCCAGTGCCACCAATGTAGCGGGTTATAGCTATGCATGGACAGTAACCAACGCCAACGGCACGACATCTACTTATACGGGTGCGAGTCCAAGCCTGAGTTTTGCAGGAGTCGGCAACGCCCAAGTAAAATTAGTGATTACGAATACACAGGGCTGCACGAAGGAGTTTACGCAAACCGTAAATGTACTGGATTGCTGCGGTTTTGATTTAAGCCAATTTACGGTATTAGGTTCGGCGGGTACTAACACTACTTATACGTCATTGCCGACTTCGCCTACTAATAAGTATTTGGTAGCTGGTGATATTACACTGAATCTATCAGGAACTACTACACTTACCTCCACTGAGTTTAGAGTAGTGGGGGTAGCAACCCAAACACCTATTACTGGTGGTGATCCTAGCCCGATTGAAATTTCACAACCTTATGGCCCTGCAGAGAAACTGAATCGTTCTGTAACTGGTTCGTATATTACGCTGGCAAGTGGTACGCTTGTATTGGAAGGCTGTACACTTCGGGCTGCTTGTAACACGATGTGGGGTGGCATCATTGTAAAAGGAACAGGTCTTTTAAAAACAAGAAGTAGCACAGGAAAGGACAATAACCCTTCTACTAATGCTGGTACAAATGCAATTATTAGAGATAGTTATAGTGGATTGGTGCTAAAAAATGGGATGTTAGCAGATATTTGTCGTACATCTTTCTTGAATAACCTGAAAAGTATTCAATTTGCTGGTACAGAAGGATTTAGGCTATACTATGGGGGTAATATCAATAATCGAACGATTAAAAATAATATTTTTGATAGTGAACAAGAATTTATGTTATTCCCATATAACAATGCAGGGTTCTATACGCATACCCATATTGGAAATAATGACAGTGTCTATGTCTATACAGCAAGTACTTCATTTAGCTCTAATTTATTCCGCAATGCGTTGTATGGTATTCGTTTTACGAATCATGATTATAAAATATATTATCCTTCCTCTGATTCAAAAACTTTTTATTATACTGATTGTGTTTTTCAGAACAATAAAATAGCGGCGGTTTGGCATACCAACGGACAGATTGAAAGTGCAATAGCAATTACAGATGGATATTCTTACACAACCCAATATGGTGTAAATATTCATATAGGTAATTATGGATCTTGTTATCTGCCAACCAACTACGAGGGTACTATTCAAATCCGTGCGGAACGTCAGAAAATTGGTATGCAAAGTATAGTGAAAGGTGTTGGGAATGAGGCTACTCTTATGGATTATGGGAATGTGTTTGGTATTTATGCCTCTAATACAACTAACTATGATTATACAGATAAGTTTAGAAGTCTAACAATTACTGGCTCAAGCGCAACGCAAATTGAATATGGAGGCGAGTGGACTTTCAGAGAGACAGGTTATTATGGTCATAATATGGGTTGTAACTTCGTTATTAATACGACCATAGCAGCAACTGATACAGGTGAGTATAGAGGGGCTCATTATTTTACCAACCTCCGTAATGGCATCCTTTTAGAAGGTACAAAAGGCTCTTATGTGATTAACAATGTGGTCTTTACCAACAACCTAACAGGTATCCATATCAACCGCACAGATGCCAGCAATGTGAGTTTGGGTATTCGCTGCAACGACTTTGTGAGTACGACCAGCCTTGCCCGCACAGGTATCCGTTTGCAAGGGAATATGAAAGTAAACCATGACTTTATTAACAATGTATCTACTTTAGGGGGCTGCGAAGACCCTTCAAATAATGGCGTAAATATCCCTAACGGCAATGAGGTGCGTAATCTGAGGTCTCATAGTAATCTTGTTTTTCCCACGAACTTTACCTTTATTAATAGCTCTTTAGCGTCTGATATTGAGTACAGAAGATATAAAAATGAGAATGTACAAGATGTAGGTAGTACAAGCAGTGTAGCTGGGACTTCAGTTTCCTTCCCTGAATGTAGCAACCTAACTGCAACCAATAGCACCTGCCGCACAGCAGCGGGTATTCTTAACCGCCAAGCAGCACCATCATCAGTACAGGCCACTTTGGGGAACAGTGCCCCTAATCCTGCTGCCTACGAAACGCAAATAGGCTACACATTACCCGAAGAGGCGGTAGGTAAAGCCCAAATCGTGGTGTACGCGCCAGTTTCGGGCAAGGCGGTCTTTACCCAAACCTTACAAGAAACCGAAGGCAACGTAACCGTAAACTTGAGCCGTTTGGCCTCTGGTATTTATCCGTATGTGCTATTGCTGGACGGCAAAGTAGTCCAAAGCCGTAAGTTAGCGGTGATTAAATAA
- a CDS encoding NupC/NupG family nucleoside CNT transporter: protein MEKFTGIIGIILILGIAFAMSNNRKAINYRLVGTGLAVQLVLAIFILKVPIGQQIFQYLGAKITEILDLSNKGADFVFGALVNKSHMEKAFGVGNDFVFFFKITPTIIFVAVLVSVAYHIGLMQILVSWIARLVHAVMRVSGSEALSNVASVFVGQVEAQIMIKPYLATMTKSELLASMAGSMACIAGGVMAVYIALGVPAEYLIAASLMAAPGALVISKIVYPETEESETKGQVKLEVSKSHANLVDAISHGASDGLRVALNVVAMLIGFIAFIALIDFMLAFVGSKIGLPQLSLNLMLGYLFSGFAWAMGVPSQDIQAAGSLMGTKMVVNEFVAYLDLAKMKDTLHPKTLAIVSFALCGFANFSSIAIQVGGIGELAPSRRKDLAMLGFRALICGTLASYMSATLAGMLI from the coding sequence TTGGAAAAATTTACAGGCATCATTGGTATTATTTTGATTTTGGGCATTGCCTTTGCCATGTCCAACAACCGAAAGGCCATTAACTACCGCTTGGTAGGGACTGGACTTGCAGTGCAATTAGTTTTGGCAATTTTCATCCTGAAAGTGCCTATCGGCCAACAGATATTTCAGTATTTGGGCGCGAAAATCACCGAAATACTCGACCTTTCTAACAAAGGCGCGGATTTCGTGTTTGGGGCTTTGGTGAACAAATCCCACATGGAAAAAGCCTTTGGCGTTGGCAACGATTTTGTCTTTTTCTTCAAAATTACGCCGACCATTATTTTTGTGGCCGTGTTGGTAAGTGTGGCGTATCACATTGGCCTGATGCAAATTTTGGTTTCGTGGATTGCTCGTCTGGTACACGCCGTCATGCGCGTGAGCGGTAGCGAGGCACTTTCTAACGTGGCCAGTGTTTTTGTGGGACAAGTGGAAGCCCAAATCATGATTAAGCCGTATTTGGCTACCATGACCAAATCCGAACTTTTGGCTTCGATGGCGGGCAGTATGGCCTGTATCGCGGGGGGCGTAATGGCCGTGTACATTGCCTTGGGCGTACCTGCCGAATACCTTATCGCAGCGAGTTTGATGGCTGCGCCTGGTGCGTTGGTTATTTCCAAAATCGTGTATCCCGAAACGGAAGAATCCGAAACCAAAGGCCAAGTAAAATTGGAAGTGAGCAAGTCGCACGCCAACTTGGTAGATGCCATTTCGCATGGTGCTTCGGACGGTTTGCGCGTAGCCCTAAACGTGGTGGCGATGCTTATCGGTTTTATTGCTTTCATTGCCCTGATAGACTTTATGTTGGCTTTTGTGGGTAGCAAAATTGGTTTGCCACAATTGAGCCTGAACCTGATGTTGGGTTATTTGTTTTCGGGTTTTGCTTGGGCAATGGGCGTGCCGTCGCAAGACATACAAGCGGCAGGCTCGCTGATGGGTACTAAAATGGTGGTAAATGAGTTTGTGGCTTACTTAGATTTGGCCAAAATGAAAGACACTTTGCACCCAAAAACATTGGCTATCGTGAGTTTTGCGTTGTGCGGTTTTGCCAATTTCAGCAGTATTGCCATACAAGTTGGCGGTATTGGAGAGCTTGCGCCATCTCGCCGCAAAGATTTGGCGATGCTCGGTTTTAGGGCCTTGATTTGCGGAACATTAGCGTCGTATATGTCGGCTACGTTGGCGGGTATGCTTATCTAA
- a CDS encoding DUF502 domain-containing protein: protein MAPLLTKIFNRTARYFLQGLLFAVPIAVTGYVIVSFFRWVEGLIPVKDQFTGLGTLIIFAGLTFLGFLGSSFLTRRVFQLFDKLLNSLPLVKIIYSSLKDLISAFVGEEKKFNQAVLVTLNPEAELQKIGFITQQDLSRLGVVDKVAVYLPHAYAVSGDLFVVPARNVAPIDVDSSDIMKFIVSGGVAGLPAAVAGHREQTHE from the coding sequence ATGGCTCCATTGCTTACCAAAATCTTCAACAGGACGGCGCGTTATTTTCTACAAGGCTTACTTTTTGCTGTGCCTATTGCCGTAACAGGCTATGTAATTGTGTCGTTTTTTCGGTGGGTGGAAGGCCTCATTCCCGTCAAAGACCAATTCACGGGACTTGGCACGCTGATTATTTTTGCGGGACTTACGTTTCTTGGCTTTTTGGGTTCGTCGTTCCTGACGCGGCGCGTATTTCAGTTGTTCGACAAGCTGCTCAATAGTTTACCTTTGGTCAAAATCATTTATTCGTCGCTCAAAGACCTGATTTCGGCATTTGTGGGCGAGGAAAAGAAATTTAATCAGGCCGTTTTGGTAACGCTCAATCCCGAAGCCGAACTACAAAAAATTGGGTTTATTACGCAACAAGACCTTTCGCGGCTGGGCGTAGTGGACAAAGTGGCCGTGTATTTGCCGCACGCTTACGCGGTTTCGGGCGATTTGTTTGTAGTGCCTGCCCGCAACGTCGCGCCGATAGACGTGGACAGCTCCGACATTATGAAATTCATTGTGTCGGGTGGTGTGGCTGGGCTGCCTGCCGCCGTAGCTGGCCACCGCGAGCAAACCCACGAATAA
- a CDS encoding AAA family ATPase, producing the protein MEEIFIEKIEIKELLNIKDFSIALSDTERKHLIITGKNGSGKTTFLNELKKYLEATIHERLLQKIQSVNNELEELYKNNLDLSKIHPAYVELEANTENERREKIIIKEIYRLEGLKELYDKKYKVDILFKNSLSITEYFQKGKCVFSFFGAKRGNNLNSPSGIKIIDLKPVYKINESAGNNFLQYIVNMKADRAFANDANETKVVQKIDKWFSHFTDNLFQLLSLDNAKLQFDRKTYNFNIIEENQKTYNLNQLSDGYSAILNIITELIMRMEKHHAKAYDIQGIVLIDEIETHLHIELQKKILPFLTSFFPKIQFIVTTHSPFVLNSVENAVICDLEKRIVTTDLSGYSYDAIVESYFDSDKYSAELKNKISEYEALSEKENLTEDEEDRLYFLKRYLKEIPKFYSEELAVKLQQIELKNLKKK; encoded by the coding sequence ATGGAAGAAATATTTATCGAAAAAATCGAAATAAAGGAACTTCTCAATATTAAAGATTTTAGTATTGCGCTTTCCGATACAGAAAGAAAACACCTAATTATTACGGGCAAAAATGGCAGTGGTAAAACTACTTTTTTAAATGAGTTAAAGAAGTATTTAGAAGCTACTATTCATGAACGATTGTTACAAAAAATACAATCAGTAAACAACGAATTGGAAGAATTATACAAAAATAACCTTGATTTATCAAAGATACACCCAGCATATGTAGAATTAGAAGCTAATACAGAAAATGAACGGCGTGAGAAAATCATTATTAAAGAAATTTATAGATTAGAAGGATTAAAAGAGCTTTATGATAAAAAATATAAAGTAGATATATTATTCAAAAATTCACTATCAATTACAGAATATTTTCAAAAAGGAAAATGTGTATTTTCATTTTTTGGAGCAAAAAGAGGTAATAATTTAAATTCGCCTTCTGGTATTAAAATAATTGATTTAAAGCCTGTTTATAAAATTAATGAAAGTGCTGGAAATAATTTTCTTCAATATATTGTAAATATGAAAGCAGATAGAGCATTTGCAAATGATGCAAATGAAACGAAAGTTGTCCAGAAAATAGATAAATGGTTTAGTCATTTTACAGATAATTTATTCCAATTACTTTCGCTTGATAATGCAAAATTACAATTTGATAGAAAAACCTATAATTTTAATATTATTGAAGAAAATCAAAAAACGTACAACCTTAATCAGCTTTCAGATGGGTATTCGGCTATTTTAAATATCATTACAGAGCTAATTATGCGCATGGAAAAACACCACGCAAAAGCCTATGATATTCAGGGTATTGTATTGATTGATGAAATAGAAACACATTTGCATATCGAGCTACAAAAAAAGATTTTACCATTCCTGACCTCGTTTTTCCCAAAGATTCAGTTTATCGTAACAACACACTCTCCGTTTGTCCTCAACTCCGTTGAAAATGCCGTAATTTGCGATTTAGAAAAACGAATTGTAACCACTGATTTAAGTGGCTACTCGTATGATGCCATTGTAGAAAGTTATTTCGATTCGGATAAATATTCTGCTGAACTTAAAAATAAAATAAGTGAATATGAAGCCTTATCAGAAAAGGAAAATTTGACGGAAGATGAAGAAGACAGGTTGTATTTTCTGAAAAGATATTTAAAGGAAATTCCTAAATTTTATTCAGAAGAGTTAGCCGTAAAACTTCAACAAATCGAGTTAAAAAACCTAAAAAAGAAATAG
- a CDS encoding HNH endonuclease family protein, with protein MVYHEKTQPEPPCLAAERAKKKGTYNCEGVVTQLKADFKNKCYICEQKEPTSINIEHFKSRKGDKNLRLDWNNLFYCCGHCNNTKLAKTIYDSILNCTIKEHGVDTRIKYEIKPFPKEKALITALEDTPEVQNTAHLLNAVYNGIDTEQKQIEAANLRSDLLKEIKLFGDLLFDFDDDTLDSDEKERVKGIIIRHLRSSSKFTAFKRWIIRDNEVLKADFKEYI; from the coding sequence ATGGTTTATCACGAAAAAACACAACCAGAACCACCCTGCCTTGCTGCCGAAAGAGCGAAAAAAAAAGGTACATATAATTGTGAAGGAGTTGTAACACAATTAAAAGCAGATTTTAAAAATAAATGCTACATATGCGAGCAAAAAGAACCAACTTCTATCAACATAGAGCATTTTAAATCACGTAAAGGAGATAAAAATTTAAGACTTGATTGGAATAATTTATTTTATTGTTGCGGCCATTGTAACAATACTAAATTAGCCAAAACGATTTACGATTCAATTTTGAATTGTACTATTAAAGAACATGGCGTTGATACGCGTATTAAGTACGAAATTAAACCATTTCCAAAAGAAAAAGCATTAATTACAGCCTTAGAAGATACGCCAGAAGTGCAAAACACTGCTCATTTACTCAATGCAGTTTATAATGGAATTGATACAGAGCAAAAGCAAATAGAGGCTGCCAATTTGAGAAGCGACTTACTAAAAGAGATAAAACTTTTTGGAGATTTGCTATTTGATTTTGACGATGATACGCTTGATAGCGATGAGAAAGAAAGAGTAAAAGGAATAATTATCCGACATCTTCGGTCCAGTTCCAAATTTACGGCATTCAAACGCTGGATTATCAGAGACAACGAGGTTTTAAAAGCAGATTTCAAGGAATACATTTGA
- a CDS encoding TerB family tellurite resistance protein, which yields MHEKHELYRAIAVLAYAIAMVDGELQPSEKEAFMGIINKELGDDAWVAESRFELLEESLMPTIEHSYNYAMFVLNKYKHLVDKPMKDRFVRVVEKVATAHDGTSQAEEFVIERFKRDIATLA from the coding sequence ATGCACGAAAAACACGAATTATACCGCGCCATTGCCGTATTGGCTTATGCTATTGCGATGGTGGACGGAGAATTGCAACCATCAGAAAAAGAAGCATTTATGGGCATTATCAACAAAGAACTTGGCGATGATGCTTGGGTTGCCGAAAGCCGCTTCGAACTCTTAGAAGAAAGCCTCATGCCAACCATCGAACATTCGTACAACTACGCAATGTTTGTGCTGAATAAATATAAACATTTGGTGGACAAGCCCATGAAAGACCGCTTCGTGCGCGTAGTAGAAAAGGTAGCAACCGCCCACGACGGTACAAGCCAAGCCGAAGAATTTGTAATTGAACGTTTCAAACGCGACATTGCAACACTGGCCTAA